CCGATTTATTGGATGAAGCGGAAGCCAAGGTGTTTGAAATCGCCGAAGAAGGTGCGCGCGGAAAAGAAGGGTTTGTCGGGATTCAACCGCTGCTGAAACAAGTGGTGGAACGGATAGAGTTGTTATATAGCCAGGATAATCCAAGCAATGTGACCGGCGTGGCATCCGGATTTCATGATCTTGACCAAAAGACATCCGGTTTTCAGCCGGGTGATCTGGTTATTGTCGCCGGCCGTCCTTCGATGGGTAAAACCGCTTTTTCGTTAAACATTGCCGAGCATGTCGCATTGGAATTAAACAAACCGGTTGCGGTGTTCAGTATGGAAATGGGCGGGACTCAGCTGGCCATGCGGTTGTTGGGGTCCGTCGGCAAGCTTGATCAGCATAAAGTGCGAACGGGGCGGCTGGCCGATGAAGATTGGCCCAAATTGACGCATGCTTTAGGAAAATTAAATGAAGCTCCGCTTTATATTGATGAGACCGCTGCACTCAATGCATTGGAACTGCGGGCGCGGGCCAGGCGGTTATACCGGCAATACGGCGAATTGGGATTGATTGTGGTCGATTATTTGCAACTGATGTCTTCCACCAGTCAAGGAGAAAACCGGGCTACTGAGATTTCTGAGATTTCACGGGCATTGAAAGGATTGGCCAAGGAGTTGAAAGTGCCGGTAATCGCGCTGTCGCAATTGAATCGCAGCCTCGAGCAGCGCCCCAACAAGCGTCCGGTTATGTCTGATTTACGTGAGTCCGGCGCCATCGAGCAGGACGCCGATGTGATCCTTTTTATCTACCGGGATGAAGTTTATAACCCCGATTCTCCGGATAAAGGTATTGCAGAGATCATCATCGGGAAACAACGGAACGGGCCGATCGGTACAGTGGATTTAACTTTCCTGGGCGAGTATACGCGTTTTGAAAATCATGCTAGACCGGAATATTACTAGTCTTCTGCTGGAGTAATACTGTGGTTTGATCGGATTTAATTTTTCCGGGAGTGCTCACAAAAAATTTACAAGGAGCTTGTCATAATCTTTTTGCAAATTGATTGAGAAACTTATGTTTATAATCAATTAATTGCTGATTGTGTGAAAAATAGCAACAAGCATTATGATAAACAACAAACTTCTTTCATTGATTTTTCTAAAATCGGAGGCTAATTCCTTAAAGTTTTTACAGGAGAATATCAATCGCATCGATCTTAAAGTTGTGTCGATTTGTTTGATCGTTGCATTATCCTTGACGTGTACACGTTATCTTGGAAATCCCTGGTTCTTGATTTCCATCTTGCATGATCTGCGTCTAAATCAACTTGCCGAGATCATGCAAAGCATCATTGACGATCCTGTCAATGGTCAACTCTACATGCTGACGTATTGGGCCGCAGTGGCTATTTTCTTCTACTTGATTGTACCCGTAGGCATTATTCTGTTTGTTTTTAAGGAAAAACTGTCCGATTATGGCCTGAGTTCAAAGGGAGCGCTGCAAGATTATCCACTGTACCTGGGCATGCTGGTTTTCATGATTCCGCTGGTGATCTATTTTTCCGGTTCTGCTAGCTTTTTGGAACGCTATCCTTTCTATGAAGTCGCCCAGGGTGAAAATTTATTTCCTAAGTTTTTCATTTGGGAAATCATTTACTTTATTCAGTTCGTTGCGTTGGAGTTTTTCTTTCGAGGATTTATTCTGCATGGAACAAAGCAGCGTTTTGGATTTTATGCCATTTTTGTTATGGTGATTCCGTATTGTATGATTCATTTTGGTAAACCGATGGCAGAAACCATTGCTGCAATCA
This is a stretch of genomic DNA from Nitrosomonas sp. sh817. It encodes these proteins:
- the dnaB gene encoding replicative DNA helicase codes for the protein MAQSPVSFLQDQFTDPYKTPPHSIESEQSVLGGLMLDNDAWEKVADIITEADFYRYDHRLIYQHICKLIEQSKPADVITVAESLETSAELQTVGGLAYIGTMVQNTPSAANIKRYAEIVRERSIMRNLAQIGVQITDSAYSPAGRTAADLLDEAEAKVFEIAEEGARGKEGFVGIQPLLKQVVERIELLYSQDNPSNVTGVASGFHDLDQKTSGFQPGDLVIVAGRPSMGKTAFSLNIAEHVALELNKPVAVFSMEMGGTQLAMRLLGSVGKLDQHKVRTGRLADEDWPKLTHALGKLNEAPLYIDETAALNALELRARARRLYRQYGELGLIVVDYLQLMSSTSQGENRATEISEISRALKGLAKELKVPVIALSQLNRSLEQRPNKRPVMSDLRESGAIEQDADVILFIYRDEVYNPDSPDKGIAEIIIGKQRNGPIGTVDLTFLGEYTRFENHARPEYY
- a CDS encoding CPBP family intramembrane glutamic endopeptidase, with translation MISILHDLRLNQLAEIMQSIIDDPVNGQLYMLTYWAAVAIFFYLIVPVGIILFVFKEKLSDYGLSSKGALQDYPLYLGMLVFMIPLVIYFSGSASFLERYPFYEVAQGENLFPKFFIWEIIYFIQFVALEFFFRGFILHGTKQRFGFYAIFVMVIPYCMIHFGKPMAETIAAIIAGTVLGFFSLKSKSIWLGVMIHCSVALTMDLSALFRKGGF